The Neomonachus schauinslandi chromosome 11, ASM220157v2, whole genome shotgun sequence genome contains a region encoding:
- the LOC110575858 gene encoding olfactory receptor 10V1 — MEEINTTAKIQFFFRPFSADPKIQVGIFVAFLVMYLTSLSGNTTVAVLVQINHSLHIPMYFFLANLAVLEIFYTSAIAPLALANLLSMGKTPVSIPGCGTQMFFFIFLGGADCVLLAVMAYDRFVAICYPLRYTCIMSWPLCVELMVGSLVLGFLLSLPLTILIFHLPFCNNNKIYHFYCDMPAVIHLACADTHVHKTALYIISFIVLSIPLSLIFISYVFIMAAILRIQSVKGRHRAFSTCSSHILVVLLQYGCTSFIYLSPSSGYSPEMGRVVSVVYTFITPILNPLIYSIRNKELKDALRRALKKF; from the coding sequence atggaagaaataaatacaactgCAAAAATTCAGTTCTTCTTTCGTCCATTCTCCGCTGACCCTAAGATCCAGGTGGGGATTTTTGTGGCCTTCCTGGTGATGTACCTGACCAGCCTCAGTGGAAACACCACAGTTGCAGTCCTTGTCCAAATCAACCACTCCCTCCACatccccatgtacttcttcctggcTAACCTGGCAGTTCTGGAAATCTTCTATACATCTGCCATTGCCCCCCTGGCCTTGGCAAACCTCCTTTCAATGGGCAAAACTCCTGTTTCCATCCCTGGATGTGGGACCCAgatgtttttcttcatcttcttggGTGGAGCTGATTGTGTCCTGCTTGCAGTCATGGCTTATGACCGGTTTGTGGCAATCTGTTACCCTCTAAGATACACCTGCATCATGAGCTGGCCCTTGTGTGTGGAGCTGATGGTAGGGTCCCTGGTGCTGGGTTTCCTGCTGTCACTGCCTCTGACTATTTTAATCTTCCATCTCCCATTCTGCAATAACAATAAGATCTACCACTTCTACTGTGACATGCCTGCAGTCATACACCTGGCCTGTGCAGACACACACGTTCACAAGACTGCCCTGTACATCATCAGCTTCATCGTCCTAAGCATCCCCCTCTCATTAATCTTCATCTCCTACGTCTTCATCATGGCAGCCATTCTACGGATCCAGTCAGTGAAAGGGCGCCACCGAGCCTTCTCTACCTGCTCCTCTCACATCTTAGTGGTCCTCCTGCAgtatggctgcaccagctttatATACTTGTCCCCCAGTTCCGGCTATTCTCCTGAGATGGGCCGGGTGGTGTCCGTGGTCTACACCTTCATCACTCCCATTCTAAACCCCTTGATCTACAGTATAAGGAACAAGGAACTGA